Proteins encoded in a region of the Brevefilum fermentans genome:
- the murI gene encoding glutamate racemase: MQTNTLSNKPIGIFDSGVGGLSILRAMRKFLPAEHILYTADQAHIPYGPRQREDIRDFAFGITEFLLDRGAKLIVVACNTASAVALHDLRARYPEIPFVGMEPAVKPAAAQSQTGRVGVLATPTTFAGEMYHALVNRFAQGIQIYQNTCPGLVEQIERGELEAPATRAILEAALQPMLAENVDTIVLGCTHYPFVIPLIQDITGPDVHTIDPAPAIARQTQRLLDEHGWLNTSQAPGRLQFFTSGESASLEALLLPLLGETGIVTPVVWENSTLKAVHRS; the protein is encoded by the coding sequence ATGCAAACGAACACACTGTCCAACAAGCCGATCGGCATTTTCGATTCCGGGGTCGGAGGGCTGTCAATCCTGCGCGCTATGCGGAAATTTCTGCCTGCAGAGCACATCCTTTACACGGCTGACCAGGCGCATATCCCTTACGGCCCTCGCCAAAGGGAGGACATCCGGGACTTTGCCTTTGGCATCACGGAGTTTTTGTTGGATCGCGGTGCTAAGCTGATCGTAGTGGCTTGCAACACCGCCTCCGCAGTGGCGCTGCATGATCTGCGTGCGCGTTACCCTGAAATCCCCTTTGTGGGTATGGAACCGGCGGTCAAGCCTGCTGCCGCACAGAGTCAAACCGGGCGAGTGGGCGTGCTGGCTACTCCCACAACCTTTGCCGGTGAGATGTACCATGCCCTGGTGAACCGCTTCGCACAGGGCATTCAGATCTATCAAAATACCTGTCCCGGCCTGGTTGAGCAAATTGAACGGGGCGAGCTGGAGGCTCCTGCCACCCGCGCCATTTTGGAAGCAGCGCTGCAACCCATGCTGGCAGAAAATGTTGATACGATCGTGCTGGGCTGCACGCACTACCCTTTTGTGATTCCCCTGATCCAGGACATCACCGGTCCGGATGTGCACACCATTGATCCCGCACCAGCCATCGCCCGGCAAACTCAGCGTTTGCTAGACGAACATGGCTGGCTCAACACTTCACAAGCGCCAGGCAGGTTGCAATTCTTCACCAGCGGGGAATCCGCCAGCCTGGAGGCGCTGCTATTACCCCTTCTGGGCGAAACCGGGATTGTGACACCCGTGGTGTGGGAAAATTCAACGCTGAAGGCTGTCCATCGGTCTTAA
- a CDS encoding S8 family serine peptidase: MTRRFILSFLSALLILLLAPLVPSAEAQASLVAVRVPVAGQELWARSGIADELVIDYGAFTWALVSPAELVALESDADAFQVYPNPYALTLGGETFDPLLSPPRVSPELSVLADPGKPRLHLMQFYGPTKSRWLLELEASGLEIVQYIHPFTYVVWGTADALDAQTQQDFLRWTGDYLPAYALLPMYRTQTDEHVRVRILIHPAAGLEETLQAIAALGGTQIEAQSGLDPVFDLVTVILPGTQLPAVAALPGVYTLQPVSTDGGDRGEMSNQVNAGNVFSNNRAYPGYLSWLGRVGLSGAGVVMANVDSGVDQEHPDLVSRVLPCSGFTCGDDAASHHGTHTAGIMAGDGSSAVMDSNGFLRGLGMAPGAMLVEQLYAPTYYAPGGMLTLMTQSYRNDAVISNNSWGPGSRPVGYDADTRLVDVGVRDADPEQPGNQPLTYVLSIMNGNGGTSSQGTPDEAKNVFSVGSTQMQYSTGSQNLEINNLSINSAYGPALDGRNLPLMVAPGCYVDSSVLSSGYGMICGTSMSAPHVSGAAALFFEKYREQFGSDPSPALVKAAFLPVAYDLAGHLDANGRVLGHPFDSKQGWGRLNLAAVLNPPDEVLYFDQEYVFTESGQTWTVEITLKKPADILRAMLAWCDAPGHGLGGTTPAWVNDLDLSIEIDGQTYYGNNFGDDGLSIPGGTPDDKNNTEGIFLGSLPAGTYTLTVTAANISADGVPNFGGDLDQDFAMVIYFGERLPPPPVFSYIFPLFINR, encoded by the coding sequence ATGACTCGCAGGTTCATCCTGAGCTTTCTTTCAGCTTTGTTAATTCTCTTACTGGCTCCCCTGGTCCCGAGCGCTGAAGCCCAGGCGTCCCTGGTGGCAGTGCGGGTTCCAGTTGCTGGACAGGAACTCTGGGCGCGCTCTGGAATTGCGGACGAGCTGGTGATCGATTACGGCGCCTTCACCTGGGCGCTGGTCTCCCCCGCTGAACTGGTTGCGCTCGAGTCCGACGCTGACGCGTTTCAGGTTTACCCCAATCCCTACGCGCTCACCCTGGGCGGGGAGACCTTTGACCCCCTGCTCTCACCGCCGCGCGTTAGCCCGGAGTTGAGCGTCCTTGCCGACCCAGGTAAACCCCGTCTGCACCTGATGCAATTCTATGGACCGACCAAGAGTCGTTGGCTGTTGGAGCTTGAGGCGTCTGGGCTGGAGATCGTACAGTACATTCACCCCTTTACCTATGTGGTGTGGGGGACGGCGGATGCGCTGGATGCGCAAACCCAACAAGACTTCCTCCGCTGGACAGGTGACTACTTGCCAGCGTATGCATTGTTGCCCATGTACCGCACCCAAACGGATGAACACGTGCGGGTGCGTATTCTGATCCACCCCGCAGCCGGGCTGGAAGAGACTTTGCAGGCAATCGCAGCCCTGGGCGGGACGCAGATAGAGGCACAATCGGGCCTGGACCCGGTTTTTGACCTGGTCACCGTAATCCTGCCCGGGACCCAACTGCCCGCAGTTGCAGCGCTGCCGGGTGTGTACACCCTGCAACCCGTGTCTACCGATGGCGGCGACCGCGGCGAGATGAGCAACCAGGTCAATGCCGGCAATGTCTTCAGCAATAACCGTGCTTATCCTGGCTACCTGTCATGGTTAGGGCGGGTGGGGCTTTCCGGTGCGGGCGTGGTGATGGCCAACGTGGACAGCGGCGTTGACCAGGAGCATCCGGACCTGGTCAGCCGTGTGCTGCCCTGCAGTGGCTTTACCTGTGGGGATGATGCTGCCAGTCATCACGGCACCCACACTGCCGGTATTATGGCCGGGGATGGTTCCTCTGCGGTGATGGACAGCAACGGTTTTCTGCGCGGCTTGGGGATGGCGCCTGGTGCTATGCTGGTGGAACAATTGTATGCGCCCACTTACTACGCTCCGGGCGGCATGTTAACCCTGATGACACAGTCCTATCGTAATGACGCGGTGATCTCCAATAATAGTTGGGGACCTGGAAGCAGGCCTGTGGGCTACGATGCGGACACACGCCTGGTCGATGTCGGTGTGCGCGATGCTGACCCAGAACAGCCGGGCAACCAGCCCCTGACCTACGTGCTTTCGATCATGAATGGAAACGGCGGCACCTCTTCACAAGGAACACCGGATGAAGCCAAGAACGTCTTCAGCGTGGGGTCTACGCAGATGCAGTACTCAACCGGAAGCCAGAACCTGGAGATCAATAACCTGTCGATAAACAGTGCCTACGGGCCAGCCCTGGATGGACGCAACCTGCCCCTGATGGTCGCCCCGGGCTGCTACGTGGATTCGAGCGTGTTAAGCTCCGGATATGGCATGATATGTGGTACCAGTATGTCCGCCCCCCACGTCAGCGGTGCTGCAGCACTGTTTTTTGAGAAGTATCGGGAGCAGTTCGGTTCCGATCCCAGCCCTGCACTGGTTAAAGCTGCATTCCTGCCTGTAGCCTATGACCTGGCAGGACATCTTGACGCAAACGGCAGGGTGCTGGGTCACCCCTTTGACTCCAAACAGGGCTGGGGGCGTCTGAACCTCGCTGCGGTCCTCAACCCCCCGGACGAGGTGCTATATTTTGACCAGGAGTATGTCTTTACGGAAAGCGGGCAGACCTGGACGGTGGAGATTACCCTCAAGAAGCCCGCGGATATTTTACGCGCGATGCTGGCATGGTGCGATGCCCCCGGGCACGGTTTGGGCGGCACGACCCCGGCATGGGTTAATGATCTGGATTTGTCTATCGAGATTGATGGGCAGACCTACTATGGCAACAACTTTGGTGATGATGGCCTTTCCATCCCCGGCGGGACGCCGGATGACAAAAACAACACCGAGGGCATCTTCCTGGGCTCCCTGCCAGCCGGTACCTACACCCTGACAGTCACAGCGGCGAATATCAGCGCTGACGGTGTTCCTAATTTTGGCGGCGACCTGGATCAGGACTTTGCAATGGTGATCTATTTTGGCGAACGGCTGCCGCCTCCGCCTGTATTCAGCTATATCTTCCCCCTCTTTATTAATCGATAG